From the Methylomonas sp. MK1 genome, one window contains:
- a CDS encoding phosphomannomutase, translated as MTTINIQQMMADSGVAFGTSGARGLVKQMTDEVCAAYTLAFIQGLNLVRPGQKIVFGMDLRPSSPEIAQACIAGIRQAGCEVDFCGVLPTPALALYALANGLPAIMVTGSHIPFDRNGIKFYRADGEISKADEAAMTSATVDVQTVSAELPPVNSAALTQFRQRYTSLFGHDLLNGWRVGVYEHSSAARDVLKDVLAELGAEVIGLERTDTFVPIDTEAVGEADRQRGRNWAAEYKLDALISTDGDGDRPLIGDETGEWLRGDIVGLLCAKFLGADTVVTPVSCNTAIEASGWFKQVIRTRIGSPYVIAGMEQVPSGGVAGFEANGGFLAGNGLSVNGKALAPLPTRDSLLPALALLAMASTQGVKLSGLLQGLPQRYTASDRIQDFPVANSRALLERLQAEPTAYRSLWGDELGELVHSDVTDGLRLSFANGEIVHLRPSGNAPELRCYAEADDMARAESLVSSTLKRIAGV; from the coding sequence ATGACAACAATCAACATCCAACAAATGATGGCCGACAGCGGCGTGGCTTTCGGCACCAGCGGCGCGCGCGGCCTGGTTAAGCAAATGACCGATGAAGTCTGCGCGGCGTATACGCTGGCGTTTATCCAAGGTTTAAATCTGGTCCGGCCCGGCCAAAAAATTGTTTTTGGTATGGACCTCAGGCCGTCCAGCCCTGAAATTGCTCAAGCTTGCATAGCAGGCATTCGTCAGGCCGGCTGCGAAGTGGATTTTTGCGGCGTGTTGCCGACGCCGGCGCTGGCTTTGTATGCGTTGGCGAACGGTCTGCCAGCGATTATGGTTACCGGCAGTCATATTCCGTTCGACCGCAACGGCATCAAGTTTTATCGGGCCGACGGCGAGATCAGCAAGGCCGACGAAGCAGCGATGACTAGCGCAACAGTGGACGTGCAAACTGTTTCCGCCGAGCTGCCGCCAGTCAATTCGGCTGCGCTGACGCAATTTCGGCAGCGTTACACCAGTCTATTCGGTCACGATTTGCTAAACGGCTGGCGAGTCGGCGTTTACGAACATTCCAGCGCCGCCCGCGATGTATTGAAAGACGTGCTGGCGGAATTGGGCGCTGAGGTAATCGGTTTGGAGCGAACAGATACCTTCGTACCTATCGATACCGAAGCGGTTGGGGAGGCGGATCGGCAGCGCGGCCGCAACTGGGCCGCCGAATATAAACTGGATGCACTGATCTCCACCGACGGCGACGGCGACCGACCCTTGATCGGCGACGAAACCGGTGAATGGCTGCGCGGCGATATTGTCGGTTTACTCTGCGCAAAGTTTCTGGGTGCGGACACGGTGGTAACGCCGGTTAGCTGCAATACCGCCATAGAGGCGTCCGGCTGGTTCAAACAGGTGATACGCACGCGAATCGGTTCGCCTTACGTGATTGCGGGCATGGAGCAAGTGCCAAGCGGCGGCGTGGCCGGTTTTGAAGCCAACGGCGGCTTTCTGGCCGGGAACGGTTTGTCCGTGAACGGCAAAGCCTTGGCACCATTGCCGACTCGCGATTCGCTGCTGCCGGCCTTGGCGTTACTGGCGATGGCTAGTACCCAAGGCGTGAAGTTATCGGGACTGTTGCAAGGCTTGCCGCAACGCTACACCGCCAGCGACCGTATCCAAGACTTTCCGGTAGCTAATAGCCGGGCTTTGCTGGAGCGTTTGCAAGCCGAACCTACGGCTTATCGTAGTTTGTGGGGCGATGAATTGGGTGAACTGGTTCATAGTGACGTCACCGACGGATTACGCTTGAGTTTTGCGAATGGTGAGATTGTGCATCTGCGCCCCTCCGGTAATGCGCCGGAACTGCGTTGTTATGCCGAAGCCGACGACATGGCGCGCGCTGAATCACTGGTTAGTTCCACGTTAAAACGGATTGCCGGGGTTTGA
- a CDS encoding helicase HerA-like domain-containing protein: MTEPLLIAKSQLAELCLLPAMANRHGLIAGATGTGKTITLQTLAEAFSQIGVPVFMADVKGDLSGISRVGGDNAKVEARLAELGIAANYSALPTLFWDVLGKKGHPLRSTVSEMGPLLLARMLDLNEVQSGVLTAAFKIADDNGWLLLDLKDLRALLQYASENASELSSEYGSISAASVGAIQRGLLQLEHEGGENLFGEPALDFNDFLQTDGGKGVINILAADTLYNSPRVYATLLLWLLSELFENLPEAGDLDKPKLVFFFDEAHLLFNDAPSALLQKIEQVVRLIRSKGVGVYFVSQNPLDIPDVILGQLGNRVQHALRAFTPRDQKAVKAAAETFRANPGLDVETAITELGVGEALVSFLDEKGTPMPVERAMIKPPSSRVGPASDAERQESISTSVIAGHYEKQVDRESAYEILKGRAEKVAPPEPAAENGGSGSGFNWGEVLLGGVGAATKSRRGRSGGQSVLEAAAKSAARSIGQEVGKQIIRGVLGSLLGGRR, encoded by the coding sequence ATGACCGAACCCTTGCTGATCGCCAAATCCCAACTTGCCGAACTTTGTCTGTTGCCGGCCATGGCTAACCGCCACGGCTTGATCGCCGGCGCTACCGGGACGGGTAAGACCATCACTCTGCAAACCTTGGCCGAAGCGTTTTCGCAAATCGGTGTACCGGTATTCATGGCCGATGTGAAGGGCGATTTGTCCGGTATCAGCCGGGTCGGTGGGGACAATGCCAAAGTTGAAGCGCGGCTGGCCGAGTTGGGCATAGCCGCCAACTATTCGGCGCTGCCGACTCTGTTTTGGGACGTGCTCGGTAAAAAAGGCCACCCCCTACGCTCGACCGTCTCGGAAATGGGGCCTCTTTTACTGGCGCGAATGCTGGACTTGAACGAGGTGCAAAGCGGCGTCCTCACTGCTGCCTTTAAAATTGCCGACGACAATGGCTGGCTGTTGCTGGATTTGAAAGACCTGCGGGCCTTGCTGCAATACGCGTCCGAAAACGCCTCGGAGCTGTCTAGCGAATACGGCAGTATCTCGGCGGCCAGCGTCGGCGCGATCCAGCGCGGTTTGCTGCAACTCGAGCACGAGGGTGGCGAGAATCTGTTCGGCGAGCCAGCCTTGGATTTCAACGACTTTCTGCAAACCGACGGCGGTAAGGGCGTGATCAATATTCTGGCGGCGGACACCTTGTATAACTCGCCGCGCGTTTACGCCACCTTGTTGCTGTGGTTGTTGTCCGAACTATTCGAAAATCTGCCGGAAGCCGGCGATCTGGATAAGCCCAAGCTCGTGTTCTTCTTCGACGAAGCGCATTTGCTCTTCAACGATGCGCCGTCGGCACTGCTGCAAAAAATCGAACAAGTGGTGCGCTTGATCCGTTCCAAGGGCGTGGGTGTGTATTTTGTCAGTCAAAATCCCTTGGATATTCCTGACGTGATTCTCGGCCAGCTCGGCAATCGGGTGCAGCATGCCTTGCGGGCGTTTACGCCGCGCGACCAAAAAGCCGTGAAAGCGGCGGCGGAAACCTTCCGGGCGAATCCAGGTTTGGATGTTGAAACAGCTATTACCGAGCTGGGTGTTGGCGAAGCCTTGGTGTCTTTCCTCGACGAAAAAGGTACGCCGATGCCGGTAGAGCGAGCAATGATCAAGCCGCCTAGTTCCCGAGTCGGCCCTGCCAGCGATGCCGAACGCCAGGAGTCTATCAGCACATCCGTGATTGCCGGCCATTACGAAAAACAGGTTGATCGCGAATCGGCTTACGAAATTTTGAAAGGCCGCGCGGAAAAAGTCGCTCCGCCCGAGCCCGCCGCCGAGAATGGTGGTTCCGGCTCAGGTTTCAATTGGGGCGAAGTATTGCTGGGCGGCGTGGGCGCGGCTACCAAATCGCGGCGCGGTCGCAGCGGCGGGCAAAGTGTGCTGGAAGCGGCCGCGAAAAGCGCCGCCCGCAGTATCGGCCAGGAAGTGGGCAAGCAAATTATTCGCGGCGTGTTGGGCTCGTTATTAGGTGGTCGGCGCTAA
- a CDS encoding VOC family protein: MVNNLATWFELPVIDMPRAQEFYRGVLNASFKEEEMSGYQMAIFDAEEGAVSGMLILGDHYQPSATGAVVYFNGGADLNEPLAKVEANGGSVLMPKTPIHDGECGYFAMLLDSEGNRVGLYSQA; the protein is encoded by the coding sequence ATGGTCAACAACTTAGCAACTTGGTTTGAATTACCCGTCATCGATATGCCGCGCGCACAGGAGTTTTATCGCGGCGTTTTAAACGCATCGTTCAAGGAGGAGGAAATGAGCGGCTATCAAATGGCGATTTTTGACGCTGAAGAAGGCGCGGTCAGCGGTATGTTGATATTGGGCGACCATTATCAGCCCAGCGCAACCGGCGCGGTGGTGTATTTCAACGGCGGCGCCGATCTGAACGAGCCCTTGGCCAAGGTAGAGGCAAACGGCGGTAGTGTATTGATGCCGAAAACCCCCATACACGATGGCGAATGCGGTTATTTTGCGATGTTGCTAGACAGCGAAGGTAATCGTGTTGGCCTGTATTCCCAAGCTTAA
- the cysD gene encoding sulfate adenylyltransferase subunit CysD, translated as MTDYKLTHLKQLEAESIHIIREVAAEFEKPVMLYSIGKDSAVMLHLTRKAFFPGKPPFPLLHVDTTWKFREMIEFRNNMAKDLGWDLIVHINEEGVSQGIGPFTHGSKKHTDVMKTDGLKQALNKYQFDAAFGGARRDEEKSRAKERVYSFRDKNHRWDPKNQRPELWNIYNGKVDKGESIRVFPLSNWTELDIWQYIHLENIPIVPLYFAKERPVVEKDGMLIMVDDERMPIGPDDKVEMKMVRFRTLGCYPLTGAVESTATTLPEIIQEMLLTTTSERQGRLIDHDQAGSMEQKKREGYF; from the coding sequence ATGACCGATTATAAATTAACCCATCTGAAACAGCTCGAAGCAGAAAGCATCCATATCATTCGCGAAGTGGCGGCGGAATTTGAAAAGCCGGTCATGCTGTATTCGATAGGCAAAGATTCGGCAGTGATGCTGCATCTGACGCGCAAAGCTTTTTTCCCCGGCAAACCGCCCTTCCCCTTATTACATGTCGATACCACCTGGAAATTTCGGGAAATGATCGAGTTTCGCAACAACATGGCGAAAGATCTGGGCTGGGATTTAATCGTGCATATCAACGAAGAAGGTGTCTCCCAAGGCATAGGCCCGTTCACCCACGGCAGTAAAAAACATACCGACGTGATGAAAACCGACGGCTTGAAACAAGCCCTAAACAAATACCAGTTCGACGCGGCCTTCGGCGGCGCGCGGCGGGACGAGGAAAAATCCCGCGCCAAGGAACGGGTGTATTCGTTTCGCGATAAAAATCACCGTTGGGACCCGAAAAATCAACGCCCGGAACTCTGGAACATCTACAACGGCAAAGTCGATAAAGGCGAGTCCATCCGCGTTTTCCCGCTATCCAACTGGACCGAGCTGGACATTTGGCAATACATCCATCTGGAGAACATCCCCATCGTGCCTTTGTACTTTGCCAAAGAGCGGCCCGTGGTCGAAAAAGACGGCATGCTGATCATGGTCGACGACGAGCGCATGCCGATCGGCCCGGACGACAAAGTCGAAATGAAAATGGTGCGTTTCCGCACGTTGGGTTGTTATCCCTTGACCGGCGCGGTTGAATCGACAGCCACCACGCTGCCGGAAATCATCCAGGAAATGTTGCTGACCACTACCTCTGAACGCCAAGGCCGTTTGATCGATCACGATCAAGCCGGCTCTATGGAACAGAAGAAACGCGAAGGCTACTTCTAG
- a CDS encoding O-linked N-acetylglucosamine transferase, SPINDLY family protein: protein MKFYDRSRSLCEWERVEEWREKMRVSLAAQESNKVSPFHLLSIPGVSAAEQRLCADLWLKDRIDASALERADLAFSYTNNNRPKIRLGYLSSDFHEHATAFLLAELFEAHDREQFEVYAYSYGPDDGLGMRQRLCEFFDSFVDLQALSLSEAAQAIHHDNIDILIDLKGYTRGTRTEILSYRPAPIQVNYLGYPGTLGGDFCDYIITDPYLTPAASAADYSEAFAYLPDSYQPHGRHAEIGKPTKRAQHGLDEHGFVFCCFNQAYKITPDVFDIWCRLLYSVPGSVLWLLKNSKAKGRLRNEAYQRGIAPDRLIFADDLPQVEHLGRLALADLVLDTQPYNAHTTASDALWVGVPIVTCVGDTFASRVAGSLLHAIGLPELIAADLEGYYDLALELATNPARLSEVRQKLADNRLSTPLFDIKAYTRHLEALYKTMWQRHVAGDLPIAIGQTEPRL from the coding sequence ATGAAATTCTATGATCGCAGTCGTAGCCTTTGCGAGTGGGAGCGGGTTGAGGAATGGCGCGAGAAAATGCGCGTTAGCCTGGCGGCTCAGGAAAGCAATAAAGTGTCGCCGTTTCATTTATTGTCGATACCCGGCGTATCGGCAGCAGAGCAGCGCTTGTGCGCCGATCTCTGGTTGAAAGATCGCATCGATGCCAGTGCGCTTGAGCGCGCCGATCTGGCGTTTAGTTATACTAATAATAATCGGCCAAAAATTCGTTTGGGTTATTTGTCCAGCGATTTTCACGAACACGCCACGGCTTTTTTACTGGCGGAGTTGTTCGAGGCGCATGATCGAGAGCAGTTTGAAGTGTATGCCTATTCGTATGGCCCGGACGACGGCCTGGGCATGCGCCAACGCCTTTGCGAGTTTTTTGACAGTTTTGTCGATCTGCAAGCTCTGTCTTTATCAGAAGCCGCCCAAGCCATTCACCACGACAATATCGATATTCTGATTGACCTAAAAGGTTACACCCGCGGCACCCGCACCGAGATTCTCAGCTACCGACCAGCGCCGATTCAGGTCAACTACCTGGGGTATCCCGGTACCTTGGGCGGCGACTTTTGCGATTACATCATCACCGATCCGTATCTGACCCCGGCGGCCAGTGCGGCCGATTACAGCGAAGCCTTTGCCTACCTGCCGGATAGTTATCAACCGCACGGCCGGCATGCGGAAATTGGTAAGCCGACCAAGCGCGCTCAGCATGGTTTGGACGAGCACGGCTTTGTATTTTGCTGTTTCAACCAGGCCTATAAAATTACCCCGGACGTGTTCGATATTTGGTGCCGGCTGTTATACAGCGTCCCGGGCAGCGTGCTGTGGCTGTTAAAAAACTCCAAAGCCAAGGGCCGGCTCAGAAACGAAGCCTATCAACGCGGCATTGCGCCGGATAGATTGATATTTGCCGACGATTTGCCGCAGGTCGAACACTTGGGCCGCCTGGCCTTGGCCGATCTGGTGCTGGATACCCAACCTTACAACGCGCATACCACCGCCAGCGATGCCTTATGGGTGGGGGTGCCGATAGTCACTTGCGTCGGCGATACCTTTGCATCCCGGGTAGCCGGAAGTTTGCTGCACGCGATTGGCTTGCCGGAATTGATAGCCGCCGATTTGGAAGGCTATTACGATTTGGCCCTGGAACTGGCGACCAACCCGGCACGCTTAAGCGAAGTCAGGCAAAAATTGGCAGACAATCGCTTAAGCACACCACTGTTCGATATCAAGGCTTATACCCGGCATTTGGAAGCCTTGTACAAAACCATGTGGCAGCGGCACGTCGCCGGCGATTTGCCGATAGCCATCGGCCAAACCGAGCCGCGTTTATAG
- the cysN gene encoding sulfate adenylyltransferase subunit CysN, translating into MSHQSDLISTDINAYLAQHERKELLRFLTCGNVDDGKSTLIGRLLHDSKMIYEDQLAAVQADSVKSGTTGAGKIDLALLVDGLQAEREQGITIDVAYRYFSTSTRKFIIADTPGHEQYTRNMATGASTCDLAVILIDARYGVQTQTKRHSFIASLLGLKHIIVAINKMDLVGYSEDTYRKIQDDYLAFIKTLDLHDVHFIPMSALDGDNVVNPSVNMPWFTGMPMMELLNSIEIASDHNFDDARFPVQYVNRPNLDFRGFCGTVASGVFHKGDAITALPSGKTSKIKSIVTFDGELDEAFAAMAVTLTLEDEIDVSRGDIILGKQQAAPSIADKFKATIVWMTEQAMVPGRQYVIKLATRSVSGSISMIHHRIDVNTLEHHDAMELKLNEIGSCTVTVNAPVVFDPYKHNKTTGSFIVIDRLTNVTVGAGMITGDASAEDWSPVSAAERAIRFSQTASIIALNGANAKQVAYQLERKLFDTGHATTVLEQANDALTTAIKNAGLLCLCLDEKPAVADLSFDCDQYNVDEIYVALKNREVIR; encoded by the coding sequence ATGTCCCACCAATCCGACTTAATTAGCACCGACATCAACGCCTACTTGGCGCAACACGAACGTAAAGAGCTGCTGCGGTTTTTAACCTGCGGCAACGTCGACGACGGCAAGAGCACCCTGATCGGCCGCCTGTTGCACGACTCGAAAATGATTTACGAAGACCAGTTGGCGGCTGTGCAAGCCGATAGCGTGAAGTCCGGCACCACCGGCGCCGGCAAGATCGATTTGGCCTTGCTGGTCGATGGTTTGCAAGCCGAGCGCGAGCAAGGCATTACCATTGATGTGGCTTACCGTTATTTCTCCACCTCCACCCGCAAATTCATCATCGCCGACACCCCTGGGCACGAGCAGTACACGCGCAACATGGCCACCGGCGCGTCGACTTGCGATTTGGCGGTCATATTGATCGACGCTCGTTATGGCGTGCAAACTCAAACCAAACGCCACAGCTTCATTGCCTCGCTACTGGGCTTGAAACACATCATCGTCGCCATCAATAAAATGGACCTGGTGGGTTATAGCGAAGACACTTATCGGAAAATCCAAGACGACTATCTGGCGTTTATCAAAACCCTGGATTTACACGACGTGCATTTCATCCCGATGTCGGCTTTGGACGGCGATAACGTGGTCAACCCCAGCGTCAACATGCCCTGGTTTACCGGCATGCCGATGATGGAGTTACTGAATAGTATCGAGATCGCCAGCGACCACAACTTCGACGACGCCCGCTTCCCGGTGCAATACGTCAACCGCCCTAATTTGGATTTTCGCGGCTTTTGCGGCACCGTCGCCTCCGGCGTATTTCATAAAGGCGACGCGATTACCGCGCTGCCGTCCGGCAAAACCAGCAAAATCAAATCCATCGTCACCTTCGATGGCGAACTGGACGAAGCTTTTGCGGCGATGGCGGTAACCTTGACATTGGAAGACGAAATCGACGTCAGCCGGGGCGACATTATCCTTGGCAAGCAACAAGCTGCACCCAGCATCGCCGACAAATTCAAGGCCACTATCGTCTGGATGACCGAGCAAGCCATGGTGCCTGGCCGGCAATACGTGATTAAACTGGCGACACGCAGCGTGTCAGGCTCGATATCCATGATTCATCATCGCATCGACGTCAACACGCTGGAACACCACGATGCTATGGAGTTAAAACTCAACGAAATCGGCTCCTGCACCGTGACGGTCAATGCGCCGGTGGTGTTCGACCCTTACAAACACAATAAAACCACCGGTTCGTTCATCGTCATAGACCGCCTGACTAACGTCACGGTCGGCGCCGGCATGATCACTGGCGACGCCAGCGCGGAAGACTGGTCGCCGGTGTCTGCGGCCGAACGGGCGATACGTTTCAGCCAAACCGCCAGCATCATCGCCTTGAACGGAGCCAATGCCAAACAAGTGGCTTATCAATTGGAACGCAAACTGTTCGATACGGGCCACGCCACCACGGTATTGGAGCAAGCGAACGACGCACTGACCACTGCTATCAAGAACGCCGGTCTATTGTGCTTATGCCTTGATGAAAAACCGGCTGTTGCCGATTTGAGCTTCGATTGCGATCAATACAACGTCGATGAGATTTACGTTGCATTGAAAAATCGGGAAGTGATTCGATAA
- a CDS encoding excalibur calcium-binding domain-containing protein → MAIKSLLLMFIVLYAADSLGVVYKCTDTNGRIVYSDTACDTKVDRKTANLKPLAEVKNEQSPSTKIADKVKSFFQSDSNPEPPDSAPTTSLVEHQAQKYACDGRTYCSQMTSCEEATFFINNCPDTKMDGNNDGIPCEKQWCR, encoded by the coding sequence ATGGCGATCAAAAGTTTGTTATTGATGTTCATCGTTCTGTATGCGGCGGATAGCTTAGGCGTAGTTTATAAATGCACCGATACAAATGGCCGCATCGTCTATTCAGACACCGCTTGCGATACCAAAGTTGATCGCAAGACCGCGAATTTGAAGCCGCTTGCAGAAGTCAAAAACGAACAATCGCCCAGCACCAAAATCGCCGATAAGGTTAAGAGCTTTTTTCAGAGTGACTCAAACCCCGAGCCCCCAGATAGTGCGCCGACGACCAGTTTAGTAGAGCACCAAGCGCAAAAATACGCATGCGACGGTCGCACGTATTGCTCGCAAATGACCTCATGCGAAGAAGCGACTTTTTTCATCAACAACTGCCCGGACACCAAAATGGATGGCAACAATGATGGCATTCCCTGTGAAAAACAGTGGTGCCGATAA
- the trxC gene encoding thioredoxin TrxC: protein MSESLHLVCPHCQAVNRLPAARLSQSPKCGQCHQELFSGHPLALTEKSFEIHLARNDIPLLVDFWADWCGPCKMMAPAFAQAAQVLEPRIRLGKVDTEAEQALSARYNIRSIPTLILFKGGRELARQAGALSAPDIVRWVNSQL, encoded by the coding sequence ATGAGCGAATCCCTACATTTAGTCTGCCCACATTGCCAAGCGGTAAACCGCCTGCCGGCGGCCCGTCTGTCGCAAAGCCCAAAATGTGGACAATGCCACCAAGAATTATTCAGCGGCCATCCTTTGGCGTTGACTGAGAAAAGTTTTGAAATACATCTGGCGCGCAACGACATTCCACTGCTGGTGGATTTTTGGGCAGACTGGTGTGGACCGTGCAAAATGATGGCTCCGGCCTTTGCCCAAGCCGCGCAGGTTTTGGAACCACGGATTCGCTTGGGTAAAGTCGACACCGAAGCCGAGCAGGCGCTCAGCGCCCGTTATAACATTCGCAGTATTCCCACTTTGATTTTGTTTAAAGGCGGTCGAGAACTGGCCAGACAAGCCGGCGCACTGAGCGCGCCAGACATCGTGCGCTGGGTAAACAGCCAGCTATAA
- a CDS encoding helix-turn-helix transcriptional regulator: MRRADRLFQIVQILRNRRLVTAKALAERLEVSERTIYRDIQVLSLSGIPIEGEAGVGYMLRHSLDIPPIMFSAAELEALVIGARMVRTWAGKELGHSAQSVLDKVTAVVPAELREQLERSKLFALRFSQREDLDVTMDICRKALDGKRLLSMDYRRADGTFSQRRIRPLGLYFWGNVWTLVGWCELRGDFRNFRLDRILRALVLDEVFTDDAGQTLQDFIRRMHCLPQ, encoded by the coding sequence ATGCGCCGCGCCGATCGTCTGTTTCAAATCGTCCAAATCCTGCGTAACCGGAGGCTGGTTACCGCCAAGGCGCTCGCCGAGCGTCTGGAAGTTTCCGAACGCACCATCTATCGCGACATCCAGGTCTTAAGCCTGTCCGGCATTCCTATCGAAGGCGAGGCCGGTGTCGGCTATATGCTGCGCCATAGTTTGGATATTCCGCCCATCATGTTCAGCGCCGCCGAACTGGAAGCCTTGGTAATCGGCGCGCGGATGGTTAGAACCTGGGCCGGTAAGGAGCTGGGCCATTCCGCTCAGTCGGTGCTGGATAAGGTGACGGCGGTGGTGCCGGCCGAACTGCGTGAGCAACTGGAGCGCAGCAAATTATTCGCGCTGCGTTTTTCGCAGCGCGAAGATTTGGATGTGACCATGGATATTTGCCGCAAGGCGCTGGACGGCAAGCGTTTGCTATCCATGGATTACCGCCGTGCCGACGGTACCTTCAGCCAGCGGCGGATCAGGCCGCTGGGCTTATATTTTTGGGGCAATGTCTGGACCTTGGTGGGTTGGTGCGAACTACGCGGCGACTTTCGCAATTTCCGGCTGGATCGTATCCTGCGGGCGCTGGTGCTGGATGAAGTATTTACCGACGACGCCGGCCAAACCTTACAGGATTTTATTCGGCGGATGCATTGCCTGCCGCAGTGA
- a CDS encoding type II toxin-antitoxin system death-on-curing family toxin translates to MPDLFFISKTLALTIHRQQIERFGGTQGIRDESLLESALGAAQQTWHYSSDIFQTAAQYCYSLANNHPFLDGNKRAAAACMLVFLAANHKQPAMDNTQLYEWVINVATRQLSRDELADLLKQYCK, encoded by the coding sequence ATGCCCGACTTGTTTTTTATCTCGAAAACCCTGGCATTAACGATACATAGGCAACAAATAGAACGCTTCGGCGGTACGCAAGGCATTAGAGATGAATCATTGCTGGAATCGGCGCTCGGTGCAGCCCAACAAACCTGGCATTACAGCAGCGACATTTTTCAAACTGCCGCTCAATATTGCTATTCGCTCGCCAATAACCACCCGTTTTTGGACGGCAACAAGCGAGCCGCCGCTGCTTGTATGCTGGTTTTTCTGGCTGCCAACCATAAACAACCGGCGATGGACAACACCCAGCTCTACGAATGGGTAATTAATGTAGCAACCCGGCAATTGAGTCGTGACGAACTAGCCGACTTATTAAAACAATATTGCAAGTAA
- a CDS encoding redoxin family protein, producing MRTVMIGQKVPPLSVSEWVQGQSVNFEQLRGQVVLVAVFQVNCPGCFLSCLPQVLALKQRYAESGLTVLGLATAFEDFDKNNLQNLKRLIETGEVVGETLRVLSGRGLLQDGKLPYRLDFPVAMDRLTKREFGSIESEIDAFISQRLSDLEQDIGLRQPHVRAQVKQYLQTLDYHAETFEFFQLQGTPSYILVDRAGLLVQCKFGAYPDLETDILKLL from the coding sequence ATGCGAACGGTAATGATCGGTCAAAAAGTGCCGCCCCTATCGGTTTCCGAATGGGTGCAGGGACAGTCTGTCAATTTCGAACAATTGCGTGGTCAAGTTGTGTTGGTGGCGGTGTTTCAAGTCAACTGTCCCGGCTGTTTTTTGTCTTGTTTGCCGCAGGTCTTGGCGTTAAAACAACGTTATGCCGAGAGCGGTTTGACCGTGCTGGGGTTGGCTACCGCGTTTGAGGACTTCGATAAAAATAATCTGCAAAACTTGAAACGTCTGATCGAAACCGGCGAAGTGGTCGGCGAAACCTTGCGAGTGTTAAGTGGGCGAGGTCTGTTGCAGGACGGCAAGTTACCGTATCGCCTCGATTTTCCGGTAGCAATGGATAGATTGACCAAGCGTGAATTCGGCAGTATTGAAAGCGAAATTGACGCCTTTATCAGCCAACGCTTAAGCGATTTGGAGCAAGACATCGGTTTACGCCAACCGCATGTGCGAGCGCAGGTAAAACAATATCTACAAACCCTGGATTATCACGCCGAAACCTTCGAATTTTTCCAGTTACAAGGCACCCCATCCTATATTCTGGTTGATAGAGCGGGCTTGCTGGTCCAATGTAAGTTTGGCGCTTATCCCGATCTGGAAACCGATATTCTCAAGCTGTTGTAA